GGCCTCGACGCGGCGCTGCGGGCTGCACCGACGCGCCTGTCGACCATGGGGCGGGGCCTGGACGAGGACCGCGCCGCGTTCGTTGCCGCGGCCGCGGCCGGCCGGTACGCCGTGCAGGCGGCTCCCTCGCAGACGCACTGAGCCGCCCCGCGCGTGGCGGGGCGGCCCAGGGTGGAGCAGGGAGGGGTCGGCTCAGGCCACGTCGACCAGGTCGACCACGAAGACCAGCGTCTCGCCGGGCTTGATCACGTTGCCCGCGCCGCGGTCGCCGTAGGCCAGGTCAGCGGGGATGGTCAGTCGGCGGCGGCCGCCGACGCGCATGCCGACGATGCCCTCGTCCCACCCGCGGATGACCTGGCCGACGCCGAGCCGGAACTCCAGCGGGGCGCCGCGGTTCCAGGAGGCGTCGAACTCCTCGCCGGTCGAGTGGG
This genomic interval from Knoellia sp. p5-6-4 contains the following:
- a CDS encoding FKBP-type peptidyl-prolyl cis-trans isomerase produces the protein MGFDPNTTKPEIDFPGDEAPSQLVVEDLKEGDGAEAGAGDTIKAHYVGVAHSTGEEFDASWNRGAPLEFRLGVGQVIRGWDEGIVGMRVGGRRRLTIPADLAYGDRGAGNVIKPGETLVFVVDLVDVA